The genomic DNA GGCCGTGATGGCCGCGCGCAATCAGCGCGGCGAAGAAGTGATTTACCCGGTCGTGGAAACCATCCAGCACGCACAGGTGTGCCACACAGTACTCGCTCCGGCGAGCGTTTCCGAAGCGACAGCCAGGAGCGTCGCGGCGCTGGCGCGGCAGGTGCTTGAAGCCATTGCAGGCGTGGGGGTCTTTGGCATCGAGCTGTTTCTGCTCAATGACGGCGAGGTGCTCATCAATGAAATTGCCCCGCGTCCGCACAACTCAGGCCACTACACCATCGAAGCCTGCGAGACCTCGCAGTTTGAAAACCACATTCGGGCCGGATTGAACTTGCCGCTGGGATCACCGCGCATGCGTTCGCCCGTGGCGGTGATGGTCAACTTGTTGAGTGGCTTCGACGCCCCTGCGCAGCCGATCGGGCTGGAGTCCGCGCTGGCCGTGCCTGGCGTGACGGTACACTTCTACGGCAAGAAGCTGGCACGTCCAGGGCGCAAAATGGGACACGTCACGGCGCTGGGCGAGGACCTGGGGGAGACCCGTGAACGCGCACTGCGTGCCGCCCGCGCCATCGCCATTTGAGGGCGCGTCAGTTGAGTTTTCCGGCGGCTTGCCAGGCCAGTAGCCAGCCGGTCACTTCACCATAGTTGGCAACGCCCGATGACACGCCATTCGCCTGAAGGTAGGCGTGATTGAGGCGCATCGAGACCCGGGCCAGGCGGCCCGACGCATAGCGCGACCAGTAGCGTCCCTGCGCTCTCCAGTCCGTCCGCAAGCCGTCGCCAGCCAGCGCCGCCACGGCCTGGTAGCGGGCCGGCGCGCGGGCCAGGTCGCGCAAGGCATAGCGCGCCGCGCCGGCCCAGCCGCTGTATCGTATGTAGGGGTGCTCGGCCCGAAGGCACACGATGGTGGCAACGAAATTGGCTTCACTTTCAAAAGCAAATCCGCGCTGGTGCGCCATTTCGTGCGCCACGGTGAAAGGCAGGCTGCTGGCCGGTTGGTAGCGGTCGTAGTGCGGCTCGCCGGTGAAGGGAATGAATATGCCGGAGATACCGGCGCGCGCCATAAGCCCGGATGACCAGGGCGCTTTGGGTGGCGCAAACTGGATGTGCGCCAGGTGAGCCAGTTCCGGGCATCGGCGGAAACTGGCGTCGAGCAAGTCGGTCAGTTCGGCAAGCGACATTGGGAGGCGGCTGCCGTTTTCGGCATCCAGCGGCGGCGCGGCGGCGGCGAGTTCGGCATTGGCCTGCTCGACGCAGGTTCGCGCAAACTGCTCGAGCGCCACCGGGTCGGGCGGCGGGGGCGTCAGGCCGAAGGTGTTTGGGACGGCCGTTCGGGCGTAGTGATAGCCGAACAACAGCAGGAAGAGATGCGCGCCCAGTCCCAGGCAGATGATGGCAACCGGCACGCCGCGCCCAAGCAGGATGCCGAGCCGTGGACGTTGCCGCCGCCCATGCCAGGCTGCCCAGGCGCCCAGCCCAAGGCTGCCCGCCAACAGCATCCCCAGCACCGCCTCGGCCAGCGAGAACGGAACGAGCCGGCCGGGCAGCGCCACCCAGGCCGCGAGTGCCGGATACACCCACCCGGCATAGACGGTTTCGACCAGACGCGGGGCATGGTCGGCGAGGACGCGCAGACCATAGGCGCTGCCGCTCACCAGCCCAGCAAGCAGCCACAGGCTCCACGTTGTGGCCGATAGCCGTCGCAGCAAGGAAGTCTAGGTCGTCGTGTCGGAATCTGAATCAGCGGTGCCGTCGGCTTTTTTGCGCGAACGCGACGCCTTGCGCGGCGTCGTTCCGCTGCTCGCCGCACGCCGTCCAGCCGCGGCCGCGGTCGGGGCGGCCGCCGCTGGCAGTCGCTCGGAGATTTCTTCGAGCCGCTCGCTCAAGTGTTCGAGTTGACCGGCAATTTCGTCGAGTTGACGACTGAGTTTTTTGTAATCGTCGCGCGTCAGGATGTTCATCGTCCGCAGGCTCGCGCCGACCAGTTCCTGAACGCGATTGGCGAGGTTCATCGGCTGTTCGAGCGCGGTCGCCAGGGCCGCCGCAAACTGTGGGTTGTGGACGAGCTGCTCCCACCGCTCGGTCGCCTGCTCGACAACATTCTCAAAAATGGTAGGCGCTGAGTCTTTGCGTTTGTCCTTGAGTTTTTCTTCTCTGGGCTTTTCTTCTTTGTATTTGTGCTTGCTCACGGCAGGGACCTCGGGGCTGTGGATTCAAGTGGTGGATTCAAGACGGTGGATGTGGCGCGCAACATAGCATGGCTCGGATGGCCAATGGCGAGGCGTCGCTTGGACCGAGCAACCCTCGCGTTCAGCCTACGCTTTTGTAAGTGGAAACTGGGTCGGAAGGGCGGGTTGCGCCACCAGCTCGCGGTTGGCAACTTTGACGCCCCGCAGGTGGCGCCGAATCGTTCCACGATAGACCGCGCCGCACCGGCGGCAGCGATAATAGGTTTCGCCAGCGCCCAACTGCGCGCGCAGGTTGTCGGGTGGCGTCAACCATTCGCGCAGGTGCCCATTGCACAGGCTTTCCTTGCCTTTGTCGTCCACCTTCTTGACCGTGCAGTTGTGTTGAATGTCAGGGTTCTGCAACTTCAGGATTTCCATCGCCGTTCCCTCGTGAGTTAGGGTAAAGTCGCGGTTGCACTCTTGACTGGAACACTTCGGCCACACTGTACGCGATGACACGCTGGCCGTGAGTTGACCTGGATGATGGTGGGGGGAACGTGCGTCTTCCGTTTGAACCAGCTTCATTTCCCGACGTTCTGGAAACTTTGCTTCAGTACGATCTCACGCCAGCCATCATTTTCCTCCCCAGTCGCCGGGGATGCGATGAGGCGGTGGATAGCTTCCGCCGGATGCGCCTGCCAGATTTGTCCAGCGACCAGCAGCGGCGCATTGCGAGTATCGTTGCGGAGTATCCTGATGAGGCGGGTTACGTCGAACAGCATCGGCAGTTTTCATTGCTCTTGCGCAAAGGTATTGCCGCCCACCATGCCGGACAGTTGCCGGCGTGGAAGCATGTGGTTGAGCGGGCCATGTCGGCCGGTGCGCTGCGCGCGGTCTTTGCGACCTCGACGCTCGCGGCCGGTATTGATATGCCGGCGCGGTCGGTCGTGATTACGGCTTCGAGTCAACGCTCAGATGACGGTCATCGTGACATCAAGGCCTTTGAGTTGGCCCAAATGACAGGTCGCGCCGGTCGCCGCGGCCGTGACCGGGTCGGCTTTGCCGTTTTCGTGCCGGGCCCGTTTCAGGATATGCACGTTGTGGCGGAAAAGCTGCTCAGCCCGCCAGAACCGGTCGAAA from Chloracidobacterium validum includes the following:
- a CDS encoding DUF3810 domain-containing protein, whose protein sequence is MLRRLSATTWSLWLLAGLVSGSAYGLRVLADHAPRLVETVYAGWVYPALAAWVALPGRLVPFSLAEAVLGMLLAGSLGLGAWAAWHGRRQRPRLGILLGRGVPVAIICLGLGAHLFLLLFGYHYARTAVPNTFGLTPPPPDPVALEQFARTCVEQANAELAAAAPPLDAENGSRLPMSLAELTDLLDASFRRCPELAHLAHIQFAPPKAPWSSGLMARAGISGIFIPFTGEPHYDRYQPASSLPFTVAHEMAHQRGFAFESEANFVATIVCLRAEHPYIRYSGWAGAARYALRDLARAPARYQAVAALAGDGLRTDWRAQGRYWSRYASGRLARVSMRLNHAYLQANGVSSGVANYGEVTGWLLAWQAAGKLN